The Aquila chrysaetos chrysaetos chromosome 19, bAquChr1.4, whole genome shotgun sequence genome includes a region encoding these proteins:
- the CCDC90B gene encoding coiled-coil domain-containing protein 90B, mitochondrial isoform X1, which yields MRGAGRGAGLLAWGGGGGGGSRSGPLPLRALLPPVPRRGFAATLVRKSYDVRRVEITPLEQRKVTFDTHALVQDLEAHGFGKEQAQTIVSALITLSNVSLDTVYKDMVTQAQQEITLQQIMAHLDSIRKDMVILEKSEFANLRAENEKMKIELDQVKQQLMNETGKIRADSKLDINLERSRVTDMFTDQERKLMEATTEFHKKDSSTNSVISEISNKIDTEIASLKTLMESNKLDTIRYLAASVFTCLAIALGFYRFWK from the exons ATGAGGGGCGCCGGTCGCGGCGCTGGGCTCCTCGCctggggcggcggcggcggcggcggctcccggtCGGGTCCGCTGCCGCTCCGGGCCCTGCTGCCTCCGGTTCCTCGGAGAG GTTTTGCTGCCACGCTCGTTAGGAAGTCGTATGATGTCAGAAGGGTTGAAATCACTCCCCTGGAGCAGCGGAAGGTAACTTTTGATACCCATGCTCTAGTGCAGGATCTGGAAGCCCATG GCTTTGGGAAGGAGCAAGCGCAGACCATTGTATCGGCATTAATAACCCTGTCGAATGTCAGTTTAGACACAGTCTATAAGGATATGGTTACACAAGCTCAGCAG GAAATAACTTTACAGCAGATAATGGCGCATTTGGACTCCATTCGAAAAGATATGGTCATCCTGGAGAAAAGTGAATTTGCAAATTTGAGAGCAGAGAATGAG AAAATGAAGATTGAATTAGATCAAGTTAAACAGCAGCTAATG aatGAAACAGGTAAAATCCGAGCTGACAGCAAGCTAGACATAAACCTGGAAAGGAGCAGAGTGACAGATATG TTTACAGATCAGGAGAGGAAACTGATGGAAGCAACCACAGAGTTTCATAAAAAA GATTCAAGTACCAACAGTGTTATCTCAGAAATCAGTAATAAAATTGACACTGAAATAGCTTCCTTAAAAACGCTCATGGAATCGAATAAACTTGATACAATACGTTATTTGGCAG cttcgGTATTCACTTGCTTAGCAATAGCACTGGGATTTTACAGGTTCTGGAAATAG
- the CCDC90B gene encoding coiled-coil domain-containing protein 90B, mitochondrial isoform X3, with product MEITLQQIMAHLDSIRKDMVILEKSEFANLRAENEKMKIELDQVKQQLMNETGKIRADSKLDINLERSRVTDMFTDQERKLMEATTEFHKKDSSTNSVISEISNKIDTEIASLKTLMESNKLDTIRYLAASVFTCLAIALGFYRFWK from the exons ATG GAAATAACTTTACAGCAGATAATGGCGCATTTGGACTCCATTCGAAAAGATATGGTCATCCTGGAGAAAAGTGAATTTGCAAATTTGAGAGCAGAGAATGAG AAAATGAAGATTGAATTAGATCAAGTTAAACAGCAGCTAATG aatGAAACAGGTAAAATCCGAGCTGACAGCAAGCTAGACATAAACCTGGAAAGGAGCAGAGTGACAGATATG TTTACAGATCAGGAGAGGAAACTGATGGAAGCAACCACAGAGTTTCATAAAAAA GATTCAAGTACCAACAGTGTTATCTCAGAAATCAGTAATAAAATTGACACTGAAATAGCTTCCTTAAAAACGCTCATGGAATCGAATAAACTTGATACAATACGTTATTTGGCAG cttcgGTATTCACTTGCTTAGCAATAGCACTGGGATTTTACAGGTTCTGGAAATAG
- the CCDC90B gene encoding coiled-coil domain-containing protein 90B, mitochondrial isoform X2: MRGAGRGAGLLAWGGGGGGGSRSGPLPLRALLPPVPRRGFAATLVRKSYDVRRVEITPLEQRKVTFDTHALVQDLEAHGFGKEQAQTIVSALITLSNVSLDTVYKDMVTQAQQEITLQQIMAHLDSIRKDMVILEKSEFANLRAENEKMKIELDQVKQQLMNETGKIRADSKLDINLERSRVTDMFTDQERKLMEATTEFHKKLRYSLA; encoded by the exons ATGAGGGGCGCCGGTCGCGGCGCTGGGCTCCTCGCctggggcggcggcggcggcggcggctcccggtCGGGTCCGCTGCCGCTCCGGGCCCTGCTGCCTCCGGTTCCTCGGAGAG GTTTTGCTGCCACGCTCGTTAGGAAGTCGTATGATGTCAGAAGGGTTGAAATCACTCCCCTGGAGCAGCGGAAGGTAACTTTTGATACCCATGCTCTAGTGCAGGATCTGGAAGCCCATG GCTTTGGGAAGGAGCAAGCGCAGACCATTGTATCGGCATTAATAACCCTGTCGAATGTCAGTTTAGACACAGTCTATAAGGATATGGTTACACAAGCTCAGCAG GAAATAACTTTACAGCAGATAATGGCGCATTTGGACTCCATTCGAAAAGATATGGTCATCCTGGAGAAAAGTGAATTTGCAAATTTGAGAGCAGAGAATGAG AAAATGAAGATTGAATTAGATCAAGTTAAACAGCAGCTAATG aatGAAACAGGTAAAATCCGAGCTGACAGCAAGCTAGACATAAACCTGGAAAGGAGCAGAGTGACAGATATG TTTACAGATCAGGAGAGGAAACTGATGGAAGCAACCACAGAGTTTCATAAAAAA cttcgGTATTCACTTGCTTAG